Sequence from the Exiguobacterium aurantiacum genome:
ACGGGCATTGCCCTATACGGTTTATGGATCGGCTATCAAGATATCGTCAATCCGCCGGAACGCACACTCTCGATTAGTGAAGATTCGAGACCGGAACCAGTCGGTGACGTGTACGTCGCCTTAGGTGACTCCCTCACACGCGGCGTCGGATCGACATCAGGTGCCGGCTACGTCCAACCAGTCGGTGCAGCGCTCGAAGAAGACGACATCCGCACACAGAATTTGGCCATCTCCGGGGCCCGGACGGAAGACTTATTGGCTCAGCTCGAGCAACCGGAAGTACGACGGACGATTGAGAACGCGCGCTATATCACGCTCACAATCGGCGGCAACGACCTGTTCAACCGCGGCGAGAACGTCGATAACTTTGAATCGGTCGATATCGAACAAGTCGTGACCGATGCGAAGACGAATTTGAATGTCATCTTCGAACAAGTTCGCGGATTGAACGACACGGCGCAAATCGTCTATATCGCCCTTTATAACCCGTTCCAAGAGAACGATAACGGCGAAGCGTTCAATCAATTGATTCTCGACTGGAACGCCTCGGCCGCCACATTCGGAAACGCACAGCGCATCGATGTGATTGACCCGTTCGCTTACGTCTCTGACGTCTCACGTGACCTCGCGACCGATCAGTTCCATCCGAGCGATCGCACGTATGAGAAATTAGCCGAGGACGTCCTGTTCATCCTCGAATAAGTAAAATGGCCTGATCATCGTGATCAGGCCATTTTTCATCGTTCATATTTGACGAGCCAGCTCTCCCCGTCGCGCGTCAAGGACGTTCCGTACCAACCCGCCTTCAACAAAGTGACTTGTTGCTCCGTCTCGCCCATATCGAGCCATGTCACTTCTCCGGTCGGTCGCCAGTCGCTGTGCAGTTCCTTCATAAAGATGTAGCGCAGCTTCCCGCCATATTTCGGTTTAAGGGCACCGATGCGAAGACCGAGGGCGAACTTGTCCTTCAGACTTGGGATATTGAAAGGCGCCACGGTCGCACAGACGAGATCGAACCGACTTCCGTGTTCCAGCTCTTTCATGAGAAGTTTGCCGAGATGCTGTTGCAGGCCGTAGCCGCGGTAGTCCGGATGGACGTTCGTCACTTCTTGATAAATGATGCGCTCCAGCGTCTCTGACGGATAACCGATATCATAGCCGAGATGCTCCTCATCGAGCGGTGGGATGAGCAGCGCGCGGAACGCGATCAACGTTCCTTCGTGATATGCGCCGATGAGCGTCCGGTCCGTCAACAACTTCACGAACTCCTCCGTCGACATGGACTGGTAATGGCTCCCTTCCGTCATGCTATCCATGACATCTCGTTGAACCGCCTCAATTTGTTCCAGGTCGGTCATCGTTAAATAGGTGACCTCAATGTCGAGGCCGTTACAATTACCGCGCCACATGATCGGTCCCTCCGACGACGTACGTCGCGGTCGCCAGACGCATCAACACAGATTCGTCGACGTCGACGCCAAGCCCTGGTCGTTCAGTGAGACGAATGAACGGAAGGTCATATGACAAATTACCGATGTCTTCAGCGAAACGCAACGGACCTGTCAATTCGACCGTTTGGACGATTTTGCTTGAGAAAGCGACATGGAAGCCTGCGCTCGAGGCGACCGACGACTCGACCATCGACCCGATTTGACATTCGATGCCCGACATCTCGGCCATATGGACAAGTTTTTTCGCCGGGTAGATACCGCCGCACTTCATCAGTTTAATGTTAACTTTGTGGGCGGCCTGCATCATCGTCAGACGACGCATTTCGGTTACTCCCCGCACGCCCTCGTCAATCATGAGCGGGACCGAAATCTTTCCTTTCACTTCAACCATGCCTTCAAAATCGTCAGCCTTGACCGGCTGTTCGACCCAATCGATATGGAATGGCTCGAGCTGCTTCATCGCCTGGAGCGTCTTAGCGGCATTGACCCAGCCCTGATTGACGTCGACCCGAATCGGCACGTCCGGCCCGACGGCTCGACGGACCGCCTCGACGCGGCGTACGTCAGACGCGACGTCGACGCCGACTTTCATCTTGACGGCCGTATACCCTTGTTCGATTTGTTCACGTGCCTCAGTCGCCATCGCCTCCGGCTCGCCGATGCTTAAGACGTGTGTGACCGGGAAGGCTTCATGATATCGACCACCGAGCAGGTCATACACCGGAAGCCCAAGCTTTTTCCCGACGACGTCATGACAGGCGATATCGAGCGCCGCCTTCGCTGCCGGCACATCACGGATGGTCCGGTCCATCATGTCATGAATCCGTTCCATCTGCATCGGGTTTTGCCCGATCAAGAGCGGTCCGAGCACATGGCGAATCACGCTAATCGTACTGTCGAGCGATTCGCCCGTGACGTGCTCATCGGCGACGGCCTCCCCGTAACCGACATGTCCGCACTCGGTCGTCAGTTTCACGATCACCGACGGCATGTCGTCGTAGCGGTGATAACTGACGATGAATGGTACTTTTAATGGAAGACGTATCGCAAACAGTTCAATTTTCTCTATTTTCATATCCATTCCCCTTTACTTCTAACGTATCGTTAGCTATATTG
This genomic interval carries:
- a CDS encoding GDSL-type esterase/lipase family protein encodes the protein MKNGKWYTFLIGSVFLTGIALYGLWIGYQDIVNPPERTLSISEDSRPEPVGDVYVALGDSLTRGVGSTSGAGYVQPVGAALEEDDIRTQNLAISGARTEDLLAQLEQPEVRRTIENARYITLTIGGNDLFNRGENVDNFESVDIEQVVTDAKTNLNVIFEQVRGLNDTAQIVYIALYNPFQENDNGEAFNQLILDWNASAATFGNAQRIDVIDPFAYVSDVSRDLATDQFHPSDRTYEKLAEDVLFILE
- a CDS encoding GNAT family N-acetyltransferase, with protein sequence MWRGNCNGLDIEVTYLTMTDLEQIEAVQRDVMDSMTEGSHYQSMSTEEFVKLLTDRTLIGAYHEGTLIAFRALLIPPLDEEHLGYDIGYPSETLERIIYQEVTNVHPDYRGYGLQQHLGKLLMKELEHGSRFDLVCATVAPFNIPSLKDKFALGLRIGALKPKYGGKLRYIFMKELHSDWRPTGEVTWLDMGETEQQVTLLKAGWYGTSLTRDGESWLVKYER
- a CDS encoding mandelate racemase/muconate lactonizing enzyme family protein, which translates into the protein MKIEKIELFAIRLPLKVPFIVSYHRYDDMPSVIVKLTTECGHVGYGEAVADEHVTGESLDSTISVIRHVLGPLLIGQNPMQMERIHDMMDRTIRDVPAAKAALDIACHDVVGKKLGLPVYDLLGGRYHEAFPVTHVLSIGEPEAMATEAREQIEQGYTAVKMKVGVDVASDVRRVEAVRRAVGPDVPIRVDVNQGWVNAAKTLQAMKQLEPFHIDWVEQPVKADDFEGMVEVKGKISVPLMIDEGVRGVTEMRRLTMMQAAHKVNIKLMKCGGIYPAKKLVHMAEMSGIECQIGSMVESSVASSAGFHVAFSSKIVQTVELTGPLRFAEDIGNLSYDLPFIRLTERPGLGVDVDESVLMRLATATYVVGGTDHVAR